The Desulfobulbaceae bacterium genome includes a region encoding these proteins:
- a CDS encoding flagellar biosynthesis protein FlgJ — translation MMQINQPPPLANKISNALPLKKTNHSADMKKEAELKKACQNFEAIIVQQMLTAMRKSIPKSGLLDSGFSQDMYQSMYDESLAQEVTSNHGMGLADALFSQLSTSIETNETKKVTIQLLPK, via the coding sequence ATGATGCAGATAAACCAACCTCCCCCCCTTGCAAATAAGATCAGCAACGCCTTACCGCTTAAGAAAACAAACCATTCTGCCGATATGAAAAAAGAGGCCGAGCTAAAAAAGGCCTGCCAGAATTTTGAAGCGATCATAGTGCAACAGATGCTGACCGCCATGCGCAAGAGCATACCCAAGAGCGGACTTCTCGACAGCGGCTTCTCCCAAGATATGTATCAATCAATGTACGATGAAAGTCTGGCTCAGGAGGTGACGAGCAACCACGGAATGGGCCTTGCCGATGCCCTCTTCAGCCAGCTATCCACTTCCATTGAAACAAATGAAACAAAAAAGGTAACTATCCAGCTCCTACCGAAATAG